In Stomoxys calcitrans chromosome 2, idStoCalc2.1, whole genome shotgun sequence, the following proteins share a genomic window:
- the LOC106082586 gene encoding uncharacterized protein LOC106082586 yields MALRYLQYFALGYLVLATANAAAIESNSVGEPRIKSSEDLLSNIMDNCLNANGMTCLQERVLTYLDGVAGVKEDVSGRAFSDDVMDTLIVDRVARVLNQNELRMEMPDASVISYRADRGFDLEVPQTEARKKKNKDKLTTSLLLIVLLKSIIMPILMILIKLKTYKAMILSKLAIKLVLGFIFYNLYTKLSGTKMTVTPVSAAIAYDRSSTSSWEASNPSPYARSDAQYLAYNSYQ; encoded by the exons ATGGCTCTACGTTACTTACAATACTTTGCCTTAGGCTACCTTGTTTTGGCTACTGCTAATGCTGCTGCCATTGAATCGAATTCGGTAGGAGAACCTCGCATTAAATCCTCGGAGgatttactctcaaatattatGGATAATTGCTTAAATGCCAATGGCATGACTTGCCTGCAAGAGCGAGTCTTAACCTATTTGGATGGAGTCGCTGGTGTGAAGGAGGATGTTAGTGGCCGTGCTTTCAGTGATGATGTTATGGATACACTCATAGTAGATCGTGTGGCTCGTGTTTTAAACCAGAATGAGTTGCGCATGGAAATGCCTGATGCCTCAGTGATTAGTTATCGTGCCGATCGTGGATTTGATTTGGAAGTTCCCCAAACTGAGG CCCGCAAAAAGAAGAACAAGGATAAACTCACCACCAGCTTGTTGTTGATTGTCTTGCTCAAATCCATTATCATGCccattttaatgattttgattaaattgaaAACCTACAAGGCCATGATCTTGTCCAAATTGGCCATTAAATTGGTCTTGGGTTTCATCTTCTATAATTTGTACACCAAATTGAGTGGCACCAAGATGACTGTGACCCCTGTTTCAGCTGCCATAGCCTATGATCGGAGTAGCACAAGCAGCTGGGAAGCCTCCAATCCTAGCCCTTATGCCCGTTCGGATGCTCAATACTTGGCCTATAACAGTTACCAATAG
- the LOC106082585 gene encoding uncharacterized protein LOC106082585: protein MAFRATQFLAVGCLLLVAVNAAAIDNSVGEPRLKSSEDLLSNIVDNCFNANGMSCIKEKVLNYLDGVAGVEEEVSGRALSDDVLDKVIVDRVARILNDNEIRVEMPDASVISYRVDRGFDLEVPQTEARNRRKKNKLTTSLLLVVLLKSIIMPIMMVLIKLKAIKALILSKLAIKLVLGFVLYNLFTKLSGAKMSMMPMPAASYDRSSSWESANSSPYARSDAQYLAYNSYQ, encoded by the exons atGGCCTTCCGTGCTACACAGTTTTTGGCCGTTGGCTGTCTACTCCTGGTCGCTGTCAATGCTGCTGCCATTGATAATTCAGTGGGCGAGCCACGCCTAAAGTCCTCGGAGGACTTACTCTCAAACATTGTGGATAATTGCTTTAATGCCAATGGCATGAGTTGCATCAAAGAGAAAGTGCTGAATTACCTCGATGGAGTAGCTGGTGTGGAGGAGGAGGTTAGTGGTCGTGCCCTCAGTGATGATGTTTTGGATAAAGTGATTGTGGATCGTGTGGCACGTATCTTGAACGATAATGAGATTCGTGTTGAAATGCCTGATGCTTCAGTGATCAGTTACCGTGTCGATCGTGGTTTTGATTTGGAAGTTCCCCAAACTGAAG CCCGCAACCGTCGCAAGAAGAACAAGCTCACCACTAGCTTGTTGTTGGTGGTCCTGTTGAAATCCATCATCATGCCCATTATGATGGTCTTGATCAAACTGAAGGCCATCAAGGCTTTGATCCTATCCAAATTGGCCATTAAACTGGTCTTGGGCTTTGTCCTCTACAACTTGTTCACCAAGTTGAGTGGTGCCAAAATGTCCATGATGCCCATGCCTGCTGCCAGCTACGATCGCAGCAGCAGCTGGGAGTCTGCCAATTCTAGTCCTTATGCCCGTTCCGATGCCCAATACTTGGCCTACAACAGTTATCAATAA